A region of the Immundisolibacter sp. genome:
CACAGGTTGTCGACGCCGCCGAAGTGCATCGGCTCCAGGCGAAAACCAAGCGCCGCCAGGCGCTGACCGAGCAATGCCTGACAGCCACCGTCATCGGGCGTAAGTGACCGGCGGCGGATCAGCGCCTGCGCCAGTTCCAGCACCGCACTCAAGCGTTTGCCTCCAGCATCCCGATCCAGGCGTCGGGGACAAAGCCAACGGTAATGCGGTCGCCGAGCTCGACCACCGGGCGGCGGATCAGCGCCGGTTGCGCCCGCAGTAGCGCGATCAGCGTGTCGTCGTCCGGAATTGTCTGTTGTTCGGCGGTAAGCGCGCGCCAGGTGGTGCCGCTGCGGTTCACCAGTCGCGTGGCGCCCAGGGCGGCCAGCCACCGGCGTGCCCGCAGATCGTCCAGGCCGTCACGGCGCAGATCGTGAAACGGCATCTGCACGCCGCGCGCAGCGAACCAGGCCCGGGATTTCTTGACGGTATCGCAGTTCTTGATGCCGTACAGGGTCATGTGGGTGGCGGGTCAGTCTCGCTGACGGCCGGGGCCGTGATGGAAATCATCGCGCCTGTTGGCGGTCGGGAACGGCGCGTCCGGCACCGCTTGGCCAAGGAAGCGACACAGCGGCCCCCAGCCTTCGCCGACGTCGTAGGTCAGCAGGCGTTCGGCCGGCACCGTGCGCTGCACCTCGGCATTGTGGGCGGCATAGCGGGCGAGTACGTGCGCCTTGTCATGAGGCCGATCGCTGAAATCGCGCTCGACGATGATGTCCTTGGCCATCACCCGCTGACCGCGGGCTGCGTCGTCCTGCTGCGGTAAGGGCTGATCCAGCGCCTTGAAGATGGTATTGCTGATGCTGTCGTACCAGGCCTCGGGCTCGCGCACGGTGAGGATGACTTTAGCGGCCGGGAAATCGCGCACAAGATCGCGCCAGAAGTACGCCGATGGCCAGTCCACGGTCGAGCGGAAACCACCCAGCAACTCATCCCAGGAAACTGCCTCGCCGCGTGCCCGCGCCTGCCAGCGGACCGCATCGCCAGGGCGCGAGAACAGCTCCAGCATGTGATGGCACGGTCCATAGCCGAGCTGTTCCAAAGCCACCTTCAGGCTGGCGGTGCCGGTGCGGCCCATGCCGATACCGAGTACTTCAAGTCGCACGGGGGTTGTAATGGTGTCATTCATGGTTTCTGCTTCCATTCTCGTAGCTCAATGGCATTGCCGTCGGGATCGGTAATCTCGGCCCGGATGAAGGCCGGCGCCTCGACCGGTCCCCAGCTTGGCGTAATGCCCTTGCCGGCGAGCTCGGTCAGCGTTCGCACCATGTCGGTGACCTCGAAGGCCATCAGCCGGTAGCCGATGCGCTCGCCATCCTGCGCCAGGGCGCGGGCGGTCGGTGCGTGCAGCAGCTCCACCGCCGATTCCCCAACCGAGATGTAGGCGACCTCGCTCAGGGTGGGATGTTCTATGGCATAGCGGTGCTTGAGTTGGCCGCCCAGGGTTGCGGTGTAGAAGTCGAGGCTGCGTTCGAAGTCGCTGGGGATCAATTCGACGTGGTCGAGTCGTTTCAACATGCGG
Encoded here:
- a CDS encoding arsenate reductase; protein product: MTLYGIKNCDTVKKSRAWFAARGVQMPFHDLRRDGLDDLRARRWLAALGATRLVNRSGTTWRALTAEQQTIPDDDTLIALLRAQPALIRRPVVELGDRITVGFVPDAWIGMLEANA
- a CDS encoding sulfotransferase family protein, which translates into the protein MNDTITTPVRLEVLGIGMGRTGTASLKVALEQLGYGPCHHMLELFSRPGDAVRWQARARGEAVSWDELLGGFRSTVDWPSAYFWRDLVRDFPAAKVILTVREPEAWYDSISNTIFKALDQPLPQQDDAARGQRVMAKDIIVERDFSDRPHDKAHVLARYAAHNAEVQRTVPAERLLTYDVGEGWGPLCRFLGQAVPDAPFPTANRRDDFHHGPGRQRD
- a CDS encoding VOC family protein, which produces MLKRLDHVELIPSDFERSLDFYTATLGGQLKHRYAIEHPTLSEVAYISVGESAVELLHAPTARALAQDGERIGYRLMAFEVTDMVRTLTELAGKGITPSWGPVEAPAFIRAEITDPDGNAIELREWKQKP